Proteins encoded together in one Thermostichus vulcanus str. 'Rupite' window:
- a CDS encoding isocitrate/isopropylmalate dehydrogenase family protein — protein sequence MTYRVTLIPGDGIGPEVAKAMTTVLDATGIPFEWIPVDAGVDVIEKYGTPLPPQVLESIRETKLAIKGPIGTPVGTGFRSVNVAIRKELDLYANLRPAKSMIGVKSPFQNIDLVVVRENTEDLYAGIEFERGTPEAIQAREQMMQLSGKSIREGSAIGIKPISDFGSRRIVKFAFDYAQQNGRKKVTAVHKANIMKFTDGLFLEVAREVAKDYPDIEFEDRIVDNMCMQLMQKPELYDVLVLTNLYGDIISDLCAGMIGGLGVAPGANIGDDMAVFEAIHGSAPKYAGQNKVNPVALILSGVMMLRYLGEREVAERVEAAVQAVIAEGKRVTYDLAKGDPVGTQEMAEAIAERL from the coding sequence GTGACCTATCGTGTGACCTTGATCCCTGGAGATGGTATCGGCCCGGAAGTGGCCAAAGCAATGACCACCGTACTGGATGCGACGGGGATCCCGTTTGAATGGATCCCGGTGGATGCGGGAGTGGATGTGATCGAAAAATATGGCACTCCCTTGCCGCCGCAGGTGTTGGAGTCGATTCGGGAAACCAAGCTGGCGATCAAAGGCCCGATTGGTACCCCTGTGGGTACTGGCTTTCGTTCGGTGAATGTGGCCATTCGCAAAGAGCTGGATCTGTACGCCAACCTGCGCCCGGCCAAATCCATGATCGGCGTCAAAAGCCCGTTTCAAAACATTGATTTGGTGGTGGTGCGGGAAAATACCGAGGATCTCTACGCCGGTATCGAGTTTGAGCGCGGCACTCCCGAAGCTATCCAGGCGCGGGAACAGATGATGCAACTGTCTGGCAAATCAATCCGGGAGGGATCCGCGATTGGCATCAAACCGATCTCAGATTTCGGCAGCCGACGTATTGTCAAATTTGCTTTCGACTATGCCCAACAGAATGGCCGCAAAAAAGTAACAGCAGTGCATAAGGCCAACATCATGAAGTTTACCGATGGGTTGTTCCTGGAGGTGGCGCGGGAGGTGGCCAAAGATTACCCCGATATTGAATTCGAAGACCGCATTGTGGACAACATGTGTATGCAGTTGATGCAAAAGCCGGAACTCTACGATGTGCTGGTGCTAACCAATCTCTACGGCGATATCATTTCCGATCTATGCGCGGGGATGATCGGCGGGCTAGGGGTAGCACCGGGGGCAAATATTGGGGATGACATGGCGGTATTTGAGGCCATTCATGGTTCAGCGCCCAAGTATGCCGGACAAAATAAGGTTAACCCGGTGGCGTTGATCCTGTCTGGGGTAATGATGTTGCGCTACCTCGGGGAACGGGAAGTAGCTGAAAGGGTGGAAGCGGCAGTCCAGGCTGTGATTGCGGAAGGCAAGCGGGTCACCTACGATCTGGCCAAAGGGGATCCCGTCGGTACCCAAGAGATGGCGGAAGCGATTGCAGAGCGGCTATAG